The following proteins are co-located in the Ailuropoda melanoleuca isolate Jingjing chromosome 13, ASM200744v2, whole genome shotgun sequence genome:
- the ASB16 gene encoding ankyrin repeat and SOCS box protein 16 isoform X2 — protein sequence MVFTSPAKDLFIASAALLAGSRARGRAAAQNKGGSRAEGPRLCPAAVAETPRPLPMAEETFPFTSSTLRALRLQREWLEWEDRRRAAARQCRSQRCPPSARARLTGPHRCCRDPAVHNALFSGDLQQVQALFQEEDAANMIVETVSNQLAWSAEQGFWVLTPKTKQTAPLTIAAARGYTDCARHLIRRGAELDARVGGRAALHEACARAQSDCVQLLLTFGAKANVLSEEGTTPLHLCTTPESLQCAKLLLEAGAIVNVAAQDSEVTPLHVAAARGLEEHVALYLEHGADVHLRTSQGETALNAACAGAEGPGSGRQHQGAARRLLEAGADARVAGRKRHTPLHNACANGCGALAELLLRHGACAGAPNAAGHTPMDCALQAVQDAPNWEPEVLFAALLDYGAQPVRPEMLKHCANFPRALEVLLNAYPCVPSCDTWVEAVLPELWQKRHLFYSPLVTW from the exons ATGGTGTTTACCAGCCCGGCGAAGGACCTATTTATAGCCTCAGCTGCTCTCCTGGCCGGGTCACGAGCGAGGGGCAGGGCGGCTGCTCAGAACAAGGGCGGTAGTCGGGCCGAAGGACCCCGGCTCTGCCCAGCTGCCGTCGCCGAGACCCCCAGGCCTCTCCCCATGGCAGAGGAGACCTTCCCATTCACCTCCTCCACACTGCGGGCTCTCCGCCTGCAGCGGGAGTGGCTGGAGTGGGAGGACCGGCGGCGGGCCGCGGCCCGACAGTGCCGCAGCCAACGGTGCCCCCCCAGTGCCCGGGCCCGACTCACTGGGCCGCACCGCTGCTGCCGAGACCCAGCCGTGCACAATGCGCTGTTCTCCGGTGACCTGCAACAGGTCCAAGCCCTGTTCCAAGAGGAAGACGCTGCCAACATGATTGTGGAGACTGTGAGCAACCAGCTGGCCTGGTCAGCTGAGCAGG GGTTCTGGGTGCTGACCCCCAAGACGAAGCAGACGGCGCCCCTCACCATCGCTGCTGCCCGAGGCTACACTGACTGTGCCCGCCACCTGATCCGGCGGGGAGCAGAGCTGGATGCCCGGGTTGGGGGCCGGGCAGCCTTGCATGAGGCCTGTGCCCGGGCCCAGTCTGACTGTGTGCAGCTGCTGCTGACCTTCGGCGCCAAAGCCAACGTGCTGTCCGAGGAGGGCACAACCCCCTTGCACCTCTGCACAACTCCCGAGTCCTTGCA GTGCGCCAAGCTGCTGCTGGAGGCTGGAGCGATCGTGAACGTGGCGGCGCAGGACAGCGAGGTGACACCCCTGCACGTGGCGGCGGCTCGCGGCCTGGAGGAGCACGTGGCTCTCTACCTGGAGCACGGTGCCGACGTGCACCTGCGCACCAGCCAGGGCGAGACGGCCCTGAACGCGGCGTGCGCGGGGGCCGAGGGCCCGGGCAGCGGCCGGCAGCACCAGGGAGCGGCGCGCCGGCTCCTAGAGGCCGGGGCCGATGCTCGCGTTGCTGGGCGCAAGCGCCACACGCCGCTGCACAACGCCTGTGCCAACGGCTGCGGGGCCCTGGCCGAGCTGCTGCTGCGCCACGGCGCGTGCGCGGGAGCGCCCAACGCGGCGGGCCACACACCCATGGACTGCGCCCTGCAGGCCGTCCAGGACGCTCCCAATTGGGAGCCCGAGGTCCTCTTCGCAGCGCTGCTGGACTACGGAGCGCAGCCTGTGCGTCCTGAG ATGCTGAAACACTGTGCCAACTTCCCTCGGGCCCTGGAAGTCCTGCTTAATGCCTACCCTTGTGTCCCCTCCTGTGATACCTGGGTGGAGGCAGTACTCCCAGAGCTGTGGCAG AAACGGCATCTGTTTTATTCGCCACTGGTGACTTGGTGA
- the ASB16 gene encoding ankyrin repeat and SOCS box protein 16 isoform X1 yields MVFTSPAKDLFIASAALLAGSRARGRAAAQNKGGSRAEGPRLCPAAVAETPRPLPMAEETFPFTSSTLRALRLQREWLEWEDRRRAAARQCRSQRCPPSARARLTGPHRCCRDPAVHNALFSGDLQQVQALFQEEDAANMIVETVSNQLAWSAEQGFWVLTPKTKQTAPLTIAAARGYTDCARHLIRRGAELDARVGGRAALHEACARAQSDCVQLLLTFGAKANVLSEEGTTPLHLCTTPESLQCAKLLLEAGAIVNVAAQDSEVTPLHVAAARGLEEHVALYLEHGADVHLRTSQGETALNAACAGAEGPGSGRQHQGAARRLLEAGADARVAGRKRHTPLHNACANGCGALAELLLRHGACAGAPNAAGHTPMDCALQAVQDAPNWEPEVLFAALLDYGAQPVRPEMLKHCANFPRALEVLLNAYPCVPSCDTWVEAVLPELWQEHEAFYVSALSMVNQPRRLQHLARLAARAQLGSRCRQAAARLPLPPFLRDYLLLRVEGRIQ; encoded by the exons ATGGTGTTTACCAGCCCGGCGAAGGACCTATTTATAGCCTCAGCTGCTCTCCTGGCCGGGTCACGAGCGAGGGGCAGGGCGGCTGCTCAGAACAAGGGCGGTAGTCGGGCCGAAGGACCCCGGCTCTGCCCAGCTGCCGTCGCCGAGACCCCCAGGCCTCTCCCCATGGCAGAGGAGACCTTCCCATTCACCTCCTCCACACTGCGGGCTCTCCGCCTGCAGCGGGAGTGGCTGGAGTGGGAGGACCGGCGGCGGGCCGCGGCCCGACAGTGCCGCAGCCAACGGTGCCCCCCCAGTGCCCGGGCCCGACTCACTGGGCCGCACCGCTGCTGCCGAGACCCAGCCGTGCACAATGCGCTGTTCTCCGGTGACCTGCAACAGGTCCAAGCCCTGTTCCAAGAGGAAGACGCTGCCAACATGATTGTGGAGACTGTGAGCAACCAGCTGGCCTGGTCAGCTGAGCAGG GGTTCTGGGTGCTGACCCCCAAGACGAAGCAGACGGCGCCCCTCACCATCGCTGCTGCCCGAGGCTACACTGACTGTGCCCGCCACCTGATCCGGCGGGGAGCAGAGCTGGATGCCCGGGTTGGGGGCCGGGCAGCCTTGCATGAGGCCTGTGCCCGGGCCCAGTCTGACTGTGTGCAGCTGCTGCTGACCTTCGGCGCCAAAGCCAACGTGCTGTCCGAGGAGGGCACAACCCCCTTGCACCTCTGCACAACTCCCGAGTCCTTGCA GTGCGCCAAGCTGCTGCTGGAGGCTGGAGCGATCGTGAACGTGGCGGCGCAGGACAGCGAGGTGACACCCCTGCACGTGGCGGCGGCTCGCGGCCTGGAGGAGCACGTGGCTCTCTACCTGGAGCACGGTGCCGACGTGCACCTGCGCACCAGCCAGGGCGAGACGGCCCTGAACGCGGCGTGCGCGGGGGCCGAGGGCCCGGGCAGCGGCCGGCAGCACCAGGGAGCGGCGCGCCGGCTCCTAGAGGCCGGGGCCGATGCTCGCGTTGCTGGGCGCAAGCGCCACACGCCGCTGCACAACGCCTGTGCCAACGGCTGCGGGGCCCTGGCCGAGCTGCTGCTGCGCCACGGCGCGTGCGCGGGAGCGCCCAACGCGGCGGGCCACACACCCATGGACTGCGCCCTGCAGGCCGTCCAGGACGCTCCCAATTGGGAGCCCGAGGTCCTCTTCGCAGCGCTGCTGGACTACGGAGCGCAGCCTGTGCGTCCTGAG ATGCTGAAACACTGTGCCAACTTCCCTCGGGCCCTGGAAGTCCTGCTTAATGCCTACCCTTGTGTCCCCTCCTGTGATACCTGGGTGGAGGCAGTACTCCCAGAGCTGTGGCAG GAGCATGAAGCCTTCTATGTCTCCGCCCTGAGCATGGTGAACCAGCCCAGGCGGCTGCAGCACCTGGCCCGGCTGGCTGCGCGCGCTCAGCTGGGTAGCCGCTGCCGACAGGCCGCCGCCCGCCTCCCACTGCCCCCGTTCCTCAGGGACTACCTGCTGCTGCGCGTCGAGGGGCGTATCCAGTGA
- the TMUB2 gene encoding transmembrane and ubiquitin-like domain-containing protein 2 isoform X1 → MISRHRQNNLMSVDPVSSQAMELSDVTLIEGVGNEVTVVAGVVVLILALVLAWLSTYVADSGSNQLLGTIVSAGDTSVLHLGHVDHLVSGQGTPEPTELPHPSEGNDEKAEEAGEGGGDSTGEPGAGGGMEPGLEHLLDIQGLPKRQAGPESSSPEAPLRSEDSSCLPPSPGLISVRLKFLNDTEELAVARPEDTVGALKSKYFPGQESQMKLIYQGRLLQDPARTLRSLNITDNCVIHCHRSPPGSAVPGPSASLAPSSAAEPPSLGVSVGSLMVPVFVVLLGVVWYFRINYRQFFTAPATVSLVGVTVFFSFLVFGMYGR, encoded by the exons ATGATTTCCCGTCACCGTCaaaacaaccttatgag TGTCGACCCAGTCAGCAGCCAGGCCATGGAGCTCTCTGATGTCACCCTCATTGAGGGTGTGGGTAATGAGGTGACTGTGGTGGCAGGTGTGGTGGTGCTGATTCTAGCCTTGGTCCTAGCTTGGCTCTCTACCTACGTAGCAGACAGCGGTAGCAACCAGCTCCTGGGCACCATTGTGTCAGCTGGAGACACATCCGTCCTCCACCTGGGGCATGTGGACCATCTAGTGTCAGGCCAAGGCACCCCAGAGCCAACCGAACTCCCCCATCCATCAGAGGGTAATGATGAGAAGGCTGAAGAGGCTGGCGAAGGTGGGGGAGACTCCACAGgggagcctggagctgggggtggtATGGAGCCGGGCCTTGAGCATCTGCTTGACATCCAAGGCCTCCCCAAAAGACAAGCGGGCCCAGAAAGCAGCAGTCCAGAGGCCCCTCTGAGATCTGAGGATAGcagctgcctccctcccagcccgGGCCTCATCAGTGTGCGGCTCAAATTCCTCAACGACACCGAGGAGCTGGCTGTGGCCAGGCCGGAGGATACTGTGGGTGCCCTGAAGAG TAAATACTTCCCTGGACAAGAGAGCCAGATGAAACTGATCTACCAGGGCCGTCTGCTGCAGGACCCAGCCCGCACGCTGCGTTCCCTGAACATTACCGACAACTGTGTGATTCACTGCCACCGCTCACCACCAGGGTCAGCTGTTCCAGGCCCTTCAGCCTCCCTGGCCCCCTCCTCAGCCGCTGAACCCCCCAGCCTCGGCGTCAGTGTGGGCAGCCTCATGGTGCCTGTGTTTGTGGTGCTGTTGGGTGTGGTCTGGTACTTCCGTATCAATTACCGCCAGTTCTTCACAGCACCTGCCACTGTCTCCCTGGTGGGGGTCACTGTCTTCTTCAGCTTCCTAGTATTTGGGATGTATGGACGATAA
- the TMUB2 gene encoding transmembrane and ubiquitin-like domain-containing protein 2 isoform X2 yields the protein MELSDVTLIEGVGNEVTVVAGVVVLILALVLAWLSTYVADSGSNQLLGTIVSAGDTSVLHLGHVDHLVSGQGTPEPTELPHPSEGNDEKAEEAGEGGGDSTGEPGAGGGMEPGLEHLLDIQGLPKRQAGPESSSPEAPLRSEDSSCLPPSPGLISVRLKFLNDTEELAVARPEDTVGALKSKYFPGQESQMKLIYQGRLLQDPARTLRSLNITDNCVIHCHRSPPGSAVPGPSASLAPSSAAEPPSLGVSVGSLMVPVFVVLLGVVWYFRINYRQFFTAPATVSLVGVTVFFSFLVFGMYGR from the exons ATGGAGCTCTCTGATGTCACCCTCATTGAGGGTGTGGGTAATGAGGTGACTGTGGTGGCAGGTGTGGTGGTGCTGATTCTAGCCTTGGTCCTAGCTTGGCTCTCTACCTACGTAGCAGACAGCGGTAGCAACCAGCTCCTGGGCACCATTGTGTCAGCTGGAGACACATCCGTCCTCCACCTGGGGCATGTGGACCATCTAGTGTCAGGCCAAGGCACCCCAGAGCCAACCGAACTCCCCCATCCATCAGAGGGTAATGATGAGAAGGCTGAAGAGGCTGGCGAAGGTGGGGGAGACTCCACAGgggagcctggagctgggggtggtATGGAGCCGGGCCTTGAGCATCTGCTTGACATCCAAGGCCTCCCCAAAAGACAAGCGGGCCCAGAAAGCAGCAGTCCAGAGGCCCCTCTGAGATCTGAGGATAGcagctgcctccctcccagcccgGGCCTCATCAGTGTGCGGCTCAAATTCCTCAACGACACCGAGGAGCTGGCTGTGGCCAGGCCGGAGGATACTGTGGGTGCCCTGAAGAG TAAATACTTCCCTGGACAAGAGAGCCAGATGAAACTGATCTACCAGGGCCGTCTGCTGCAGGACCCAGCCCGCACGCTGCGTTCCCTGAACATTACCGACAACTGTGTGATTCACTGCCACCGCTCACCACCAGGGTCAGCTGTTCCAGGCCCTTCAGCCTCCCTGGCCCCCTCCTCAGCCGCTGAACCCCCCAGCCTCGGCGTCAGTGTGGGCAGCCTCATGGTGCCTGTGTTTGTGGTGCTGTTGGGTGTGGTCTGGTACTTCCGTATCAATTACCGCCAGTTCTTCACAGCACCTGCCACTGTCTCCCTGGTGGGGGTCACTGTCTTCTTCAGCTTCCTAGTATTTGGGATGTATGGACGATAA